The following proteins come from a genomic window of Coffea arabica cultivar ET-39 chromosome 11c, Coffea Arabica ET-39 HiFi, whole genome shotgun sequence:
- the LOC140016432 gene encoding uncharacterized protein codes for MGEKVASFTGVKGFVMVAWGYPKNFGVVELGPNLFQFNIPNHEDRESILEEGPWVIDNQVLVLNRWKEGIEGDVEAFKMAPLWVQVWNLPVHWISKEVGRKIGAVFKEVKDVIIPQMGGKEGRHLKMFVTVDLSKPLLRGTIVKTEGTMIWVAFKHERCPDFCYNCGFVGHGERTCTKQQEISGRNVDNQFGPWLRAGTVKGTPQTKQTKTNMDKNKRYWKFLNGELVERV; via the coding sequence ATGGGTGAGAAGGTAGCGAGTTTTACCGGGGTGAAAGGGTTTGTTATGGTTGCCTGGGGGTATCCCAAAAATTTTGGGGTGGTAGAGTTGGGACCAAACCTTTTCCAGTTCAACATACCAAACCATGAGGATAGGGAAAGCATCTTGGAAGAAGGGCCATGGGTTATAGATAACCAAGTGTTGGTTTTGAACAGGTGGAAGGAAGGAATAGAAGGAGATGTGGAAGCGTTCAAAATGGCTCCTTTGTGGGTGCAAGTGTGGAATTTACCGGTGCATTGGATTTCGAAAGAGGTTGGACGTAAGATAGGAGCAGTATTCAAAGAGGTTAAGGATGTTATAATCCCCCAAATGGGGGGAAAGGAAGGAAGGCATTTGAAGATGTTTGTGACTGTGGACCTATCTAAACCTCTGCTGAGAGGGACCATAGTAAAAACCGAAGGAACCATGATTTGGGTTGCCTTTAAGCATGAACGTTGTCCTGATTTTTGCTATAACTGTGGATTCGTAGGGCATGGTGAAAGGACATGCACCAAACAGCAGGAAATTTCAGGAAGGAATGTGGATAATCAGTTTGGCCCCTGGTTGAGAGCAGGAACAGTTAAAGGAACTCCACAGACAAAGCAAACCAAAACTAATATGGATAAGAATAAACGTTATTGGAAGTTCCTGAATGGGGAGTTAGTTGAAAGAGTTTAG